Proteins from a genomic interval of Chitinophagales bacterium:
- a CDS encoding DNA-3-methyladenine glycosylase, whose translation MKLPLSFYNRPDVVQISKELLGKSLFTHFNGITTAGIITETEAYCGATDRACHAYPNKRTKRTETMFAEGGINYTYLCYGIHHLFNIVTNQKDQADAILIRAIEPNVGIETMLERRNMIKIQPRLTAGPGCLTRALGIRTEHNGESLRGEVIWIEDNDRQIAENQIVKTTRIGVDYAGEDALLPWRFYIEGNKWVSKK comes from the coding sequence TTGAAACTTCCTCTTTCTTTTTATAACCGCCCCGATGTCGTCCAAATAAGCAAAGAACTACTCGGCAAATCGCTTTTCACCCACTTCAATGGCATCACTACAGCAGGCATTATCACCGAAACTGAAGCCTATTGTGGCGCAACTGATAGAGCTTGCCACGCTTATCCCAATAAAAGAACAAAACGCACCGAAACCATGTTTGCAGAAGGCGGTATCAATTACACCTATCTCTGCTATGGCATTCACCACCTCTTCAATATTGTCACCAACCAAAAAGACCAAGCAGATGCGATTCTGATACGGGCTATTGAGCCTAATGTTGGCATCGAAACCATGCTCGAAAGACGCAATATGATCAAAATCCAACCCCGACTTACAGCTGGTCCTGGCTGCTTGACCCGTGCTTTGGGTATCCGAACCGAACACAATGGCGAAAGTTTGAGGGGAGAGGTAATTTGGATTGAAGACAATGACAGACAAATTGCAGAAAATCAAATCGTAAAGACTACTCGCATTGGAGTGGATTATGCAGGTGAAGATGCACTTTTACCCTGGCGTTTTTACATTGAAGGGAATAAGTGGGTAAGTAAAAAATAA
- a CDS encoding tetratricopeptide repeat protein yields MKSLSLVVIFVVSQFFLLGQNNKEQAYKYGREAIRLMDEEKDYKEAIKLLQKAQALDEDNILYSYEIAYAYYIQKRYETAINFLRKLQRKDGFNERFFRLLGTCYDLSEDVKKAENTYLDGIEYYPFSGELYTEMGGLQYRKGNIDRAVNYWEMGIRRDPNFASNYYWAAKMYLNSSEKVWGVFYGELFMNLERNSKRTSEMGEMLFEAYQGAFHPENDSIGWFSLSERARTYRLLMFEDQGQVPFQVAYGEAFEEVYDKWLKADSTATSKTATLSIGDIATLRTLFTQYWFDHNRYTPYPNILLDWHKILIDKGYFEAYHYWLLMKGDSDAFGNWGQTHQKVFSEFMSWFKENPLRLNEHKKFHRLQYVEGNQPLKDF; encoded by the coding sequence ATGAAGAGCCTGTCATTGGTTGTTATTTTTGTGGTGAGTCAGTTTTTTTTATTGGGTCAAAACAATAAAGAACAAGCATACAAGTATGGTCGTGAAGCCATCCGCTTGATGGACGAGGAGAAGGACTATAAAGAAGCCATCAAATTACTCCAAAAAGCTCAAGCACTGGATGAAGACAATATCCTGTATAGCTACGAAATAGCCTATGCTTATTACATTCAAAAACGCTACGAAACCGCCATCAATTTCCTACGAAAATTGCAGAGAAAAGATGGCTTCAATGAGCGTTTTTTCCGCTTGTTGGGAACTTGCTACGACTTGAGTGAGGATGTTAAAAAAGCAGAAAACACCTATCTGGATGGGATTGAATACTACCCATTTTCGGGTGAACTATACACGGAAATGGGGGGACTTCAATACCGAAAAGGAAACATTGATCGTGCAGTGAATTATTGGGAAATGGGAATTAGACGAGATCCCAATTTCGCAAGTAACTACTACTGGGCTGCAAAAATGTATCTCAATTCTTCTGAAAAAGTATGGGGTGTATTTTACGGCGAATTGTTCATGAATTTAGAACGCAATAGCAAGCGAACTTCTGAAATGGGAGAGATGCTTTTTGAAGCCTATCAAGGTGCTTTTCATCCCGAAAATGATTCAATAGGTTGGTTCAGTTTGAGCGAACGTGCGAGGACTTACCGCCTATTAATGTTTGAAGATCAGGGGCAAGTGCCTTTTCAAGTGGCTTATGGTGAGGCTTTTGAGGAAGTGTATGACAAATGGTTGAAGGCAGATAGTACTGCTACTTCAAAAACGGCTACTTTAAGCATCGGAGATATTGCAACTCTTAGAACCCTATTCACTCAATATTGGTTTGACCACAATCGCTATACGCCTTATCCCAATATTTTGTTGGATTGGCATAAAATATTGATAGACAAAGGTTATTTTGAAGCATACCACTACTGGCTATTGATGAAAGGAGACTCCGATGCCTTTGGAAATTGGGGACAAACTCACCAGAAAGTATTCAGTGAATTCATGAGTTGGTTTAAAGAAAACCCATTGAGACTCAACGAACACAAAAAATTTCACCGATTGCAATATGTTGAAGGAAATCAACCATTGAAGGATTTTTGA
- a CDS encoding glycerol-3-phosphate dehydrogenase/oxidase, whose amino-acid sequence MVIIGGGITGVGIALDAASRGLKTALVEKYDFASGTSSRSTKLVHGGLRYLKQFEVALVREVGRERAIVHELAPHLVIPEKMLLPIVEDGTFGKFLTSIGLMVYDVLAGVEKPDQREMLSKEETLEHEPLLEYAHLKGGGLYAEYRTDDARLTIEVMKTAAKFGADSINYVEAVEFEYDKEGIVCGITCKDLLNDITFVINADYVVNAAGPWVDDLRQINHSMNEKHLFLTKGVHIVLPHHKFPVQQSIYFDVPDGRMIFAIPRGKVTYVGTTDTEYKGNVNHIIANKEDVDYLLKAIAHTFPQIKLEASDVVSSWAGVRPLIHEEGKSASEISRKDEVFESSTGLISIAGGKLTGYRKMSEKVVDLVVKRRYKEDGTKPPVCQTESIDLCGGETLPNNKAVNKYIQKIYQQIEKGGLTEYDAWYLVSNYGTQSDAIVNRFFELRPLNIAPIALLKAELWFTVNKEMVFGLLDFYMRRTGRFYFDIESVYSSQQIVLEEFEKYFHWSTDKIQQEIVELEQALQEAANFE is encoded by the coding sequence TTGGTCATTATTGGAGGAGGAATCACAGGAGTAGGCATTGCTTTGGATGCTGCTTCGAGGGGTTTAAAAACCGCATTGGTCGAGAAATACGATTTTGCATCAGGAACAAGTAGCCGTTCTACTAAGTTAGTACATGGTGGGTTGCGGTATTTGAAACAGTTTGAAGTGGCTTTGGTGCGAGAAGTAGGACGTGAAAGAGCGATTGTGCATGAATTGGCTCCACATTTGGTAATTCCCGAAAAAATGCTTTTACCGATTGTGGAAGATGGTACTTTTGGAAAATTCTTAACTTCAATTGGTTTAATGGTTTACGATGTTTTGGCAGGAGTGGAAAAACCAGATCAAAGAGAAATGCTGTCAAAAGAAGAAACTTTAGAACATGAACCTTTATTGGAATATGCTCATCTGAAAGGAGGGGGGCTATATGCCGAATACCGAACAGATGATGCCCGTTTGACTATTGAAGTGATGAAAACGGCTGCAAAGTTTGGCGCAGACAGCATCAACTATGTAGAAGCAGTCGAGTTTGAATACGACAAGGAAGGAATTGTATGCGGAATCACTTGCAAAGATTTACTCAACGATATTACTTTTGTCATCAATGCGGATTATGTGGTGAATGCAGCAGGGCCGTGGGTAGATGACCTTCGCCAAATAAACCATTCGATGAACGAGAAACACCTGTTTCTGACCAAAGGTGTTCACATCGTATTGCCGCACCATAAATTCCCTGTTCAACAATCTATTTATTTTGATGTGCCCGACGGGAGGATGATTTTTGCCATTCCTCGTGGTAAAGTTACCTATGTTGGTACAACCGATACTGAATATAAAGGCAATGTAAATCATATCATTGCGAATAAAGAAGATGTGGACTACCTACTCAAAGCCATTGCCCATACTTTCCCACAAATCAAATTGGAGGCTTCTGATGTAGTGTCGAGTTGGGCGGGTGTGCGTCCATTGATTCACGAGGAAGGAAAATCCGCATCTGAAATTTCCCGAAAAGATGAAGTATTTGAATCTTCTACGGGTTTGATTTCTATTGCAGGAGGCAAACTTACGGGCTACCGTAAAATGTCGGAAAAGGTGGTGGATTTGGTAGTCAAAAGACGCTACAAAGAAGATGGTACAAAGCCCCCAGTTTGTCAAACAGAAAGCATTGACCTTTGTGGGGGAGAAACATTGCCGAATAACAAAGCAGTGAATAAATACATCCAAAAAATCTATCAACAAATCGAAAAAGGAGGGTTGACGGAATACGATGCTTGGTATTTGGTGAGTAATTATGGTACTCAAAGCGATGCGATTGTGAATCGTTTTTTTGAATTGAGACCACTCAACATTGCTCCAATAGCACTCTTAAAAGCAGAACTTTGGTTTACTGTAAATAAAGAGATGGTGTTTGGTTTGCTTGATTTTTACATGCGCCGAACAGGGCGTTTTTACTTTGATATTGAGAGTGTTTATTCTTCACAACAGATTGTTTTGGAGGAATTTGAAAAATA